In the Ursus arctos isolate Adak ecotype North America unplaced genomic scaffold, UrsArc2.0 scaffold_19, whole genome shotgun sequence genome, one interval contains:
- the CMTM2 gene encoding CKLF-like MARVEL transmembrane domain-containing protein 2 produces the protein MADKGKKGKPAAPAPAAAPPPPPPPPPDTKPEDKKDQEPKKKEKSVQPKNEVGTRKGCRRYKWELKDSNREFWVMGHAEVKILSFGCLIAAMIMFTGTTVHPLLTLIITMELSVFCFFFIIYTFAINRYMPFILWPISDLLNDLFAFIFLVGAVVLAVRSRQTMPMNYFIAVILIGVAGLFALIDICLQRKHFKGKRVKRNVLIPPPGKDQKGEKPKEPEKPPEKAPPEKPKDKGKAGKK, from the exons ATGGCTGACAAAGGCAAAAAGGGCAAACcggcagccccggcgcccgcagctgcgcccccgccccctccccctcccccgccggaCACCAAACCGGAAGACAAGAAAGACCAGGAgcccaagaaaaaggaaaagtccGTGCAGCCCAAGAATGAAGTGGGCACGAGGAAGGGGTGTCGCCGCTACAAGTGGGAACTCAAGGACAGCAATAGAGAGTTCTGGGTTATGGGGCACGCCGAGGTCAAGATCCTGAGCTTC GGCTGCCTAATAGCTGCAATGATCATGTTCACGGGGACCACAGTGCACCCTCTCCTGACCCTCATCATCACCATGGAGTTGTCcgtcttctgcttcttcttcatTATCTACACCTTCGCCATCAACAGATACATGCCCTTCATCCTGTGGCCCATTTCT GACCTTCTCAATGACCTGTTCGCCTTCATCTTCCTTGTGGGGGCCGTAGTCCTGGCTGTGAGAAGCCGACAAACCATGCCCATGAACTACTTCATTGCTGTG ATTCTTATCGGTGTGGCTGGACTTTTCGCTTTAATCGATATATgccttcaaagaaaacatttcaaaggcAAGAGAGTCAAAAGGAATGTGCTGATTCCCCCTCCAGGAAAGGACCAAAAGGGTGAAAAGCCAAAGGAACCAGAAAAGCCGCCGGAAAAGGCACCACCAGAAAAGCCCAAGGATAAAGGAAAGGCAGGCAAGAAATGA
- the CMTM3 gene encoding CKLF-like MARVEL transmembrane domain-containing protein 3 — MWPPDQEPDPDPDPAPARAGRSPPGAAMPGLRALLPARAFLCSLKGRLLLAESGLSFITFVCYVASSASAFLAAPLLEFLLALYFLFADAMQLNDKWQGLCWPMMDFLRCVTAALIYFAISITAVAKYSDGASKAAGVFGFFATIVFAIDFYLIFNDVAKFLKQGDSAEENTANKAEEENSDSDSD; from the exons ATGTGGCCCCCAGACCAGGAGCCCGACCCGGACCCCGACCCGGCCCCGGCGCGCGCCGGCCGCTCCCCGCCCGGCGCAGCGATGCCCGGGCTCCGCGCCCTCCTGCCGGCGCGCGCCTTCCTCTGCTCGCTCAAAGGCCGCCTCCTGCTGGCCGAGTCG GGTCTCTCGTTCATCACCTTTGTCTGCTATGTGGCATCCTCTGCATCTGCCTTCCTCGCAGCGCCTCTGCTGGAGTTCCTGCTGGCCCTCTACTTCCTCTTTGCAGATGCCATGCAGCTGAACGACAAGTGGCAGGGCTTGTGCTGGCCCATGATG GACTTCCTGCGCTGTGTCACAGCTGCTCTCATCTACTTCGCCATCTCCATCACAGCTGTCGCCAAGTACTCAGACGGGGCTTCCAAAGCAGCTGGG GTTTTTGGCTTCTTTGCCACCATCGTGTTTGCAATTGACTTCTACCTGATCTTTAATGACGTCGCCAAATTCCTCAAACAAGGGGACTCTGCAGAAGAGAACACAGCCAACAAGGCGGAAG AAGAGAATTCCGACTCTGACTCTGACTGA